In Methylovirgula sp., a single genomic region encodes these proteins:
- a CDS encoding UBP-type zinc finger domain-containing protein has protein sequence MSEHCHHLHSIRDVTPSARGCEECLKMGDRWVHLRICRTCGHVGCCDDSPNKHATAHFHATSHPIIEGYDPPEGWGWCYVEEIFVDLPDQTPQLGPIPRYI, from the coding sequence ATGTCCGAACATTGCCACCATTTGCATTCGATCCGCGACGTTACGCCCAGCGCGCGGGGCTGCGAGGAATGTCTCAAGATGGGAGATCGGTGGGTTCATCTGCGCATTTGCCGCACCTGCGGCCACGTCGGATGTTGCGACGATTCTCCCAACAAGCACGCCACCGCGCATTTCCATGCGACAAGCCATCCGATCATCGAAGGCTATGATCCGCCGGAGGGATGGGGCTGGTGTTATGTCGAGGAGATCTTCGTGGACCTTCCCGATCAAACGCCGCAGCTCGGCCCGATCCCGCGTTACATTTGA
- a CDS encoding YbfB/YjiJ family MFS transporter: MDKIVTHPTPLGPRTSEVSVWRATLSAFCTSLVGIGLARFAYAPLLPAIINAHWFAPSAAAYLGAANLAGYLGGALLGRQLAARMRVAMALRLMMVLATAAFFACAFPLSFLWFFAWRFVAGLSGGVLMVLAAPTVLAHVPARRRGLAGGIIFMGVGIGVIASGTLVPFLLHQSLTETWLGLGLLSLALTIVAWGGWPAEAPKTAHIEPRQQPHHRGTLRALYVEYALNAAGLVPHMIFLVDYVARGLGQGLQTGAEYWVLFGLGATAGPLLTGHLADRAGFGPALRLAYLLQAAAVVLPALGLGPVSLIISSVVVGAFTPGIVPLVLGRVHELLAHHPAEQKGAWSAATISFAMLQATAAYGLSFIFAESGGNYRLLFVIGTMALLAALAIDLVAAVLARRRVV, from the coding sequence ATGGATAAAATCGTCACGCATCCAACGCCGCTCGGACCGAGGACTTCCGAAGTCAGCGTCTGGCGGGCGACTCTCTCGGCCTTCTGCACGAGCCTTGTGGGCATTGGCCTCGCGCGCTTCGCCTACGCGCCGCTGCTGCCAGCGATCATCAATGCGCATTGGTTTGCGCCATCGGCCGCGGCCTATCTCGGGGCCGCCAACCTCGCCGGCTATCTCGGCGGCGCGCTGCTCGGCCGACAACTTGCCGCGCGGATGCGCGTTGCGATGGCGCTACGGCTGATGATGGTCTTGGCAACTGCCGCGTTCTTCGCCTGCGCGTTCCCGCTCTCGTTCCTTTGGTTCTTCGCCTGGCGGTTTGTCGCGGGTCTTTCCGGTGGCGTGTTGATGGTGCTCGCGGCCCCAACGGTCCTTGCGCATGTCCCTGCCCGGCGGCGGGGCCTCGCCGGCGGAATTATTTTCATGGGCGTCGGCATCGGTGTGATCGCGTCCGGCACGCTCGTTCCATTTTTGCTTCACCAAAGTCTGACTGAAACGTGGCTCGGGCTCGGCTTGCTCTCGCTTGCGTTGACGATCGTCGCGTGGGGCGGCTGGCCGGCCGAGGCTCCGAAGACCGCCCATATCGAGCCGCGCCAGCAGCCGCATCATCGCGGCACGCTCAGGGCGCTTTACGTGGAATATGCGCTGAATGCGGCGGGGCTTGTGCCGCATATGATCTTCCTTGTCGATTATGTCGCGCGTGGCCTCGGCCAGGGCCTGCAAACCGGCGCGGAATATTGGGTGCTGTTCGGATTGGGCGCGACGGCCGGACCTTTGCTGACCGGGCATCTTGCGGACCGCGCCGGCTTCGGCCCCGCCTTACGTCTTGCTTACTTGCTGCAAGCTGCGGCCGTCGTGTTGCCGGCGCTCGGCCTCGGGCCGGTGTCATTGATCATATCGAGTGTGGTCGTCGGCGCCTTCACGCCCGGCATCGTGCCGTTGGTGCTGGGGCGGGTGCATGAATTGCTCGCGCATCATCCCGCTGAACAAAAGGGCGCCTGGAGCGCGGCGACCATCAGTTTCGCGATGTTGCAGGCGACGGCTGCCTATGGGCTTTCATTCATCTTTGCGGAAAGCGGCGGCAATTACCGATTGCTTTTTGTGATCGGCACAATGGCCCTGTTGGCTGCGCTAGCGATCGATCTTGTTGCAGCCGTGCTCGCCCGCCGCAGAGTAGTCTAG
- the msrB gene encoding peptide-methionine (R)-S-oxide reductase MsrB yields MDVKDYPVTHSEAEWRKLLTPEQYQVMRGHGTERPGSCALNFEKRAGSFTCAGCDQPLFVSKTKFESGTGWPSFNDPVPGSVETSVDNSYGMERVEAHCSRCGSHLGHVFPDGPPPTHLRYCINGVAMNFHPE; encoded by the coding sequence ATGGACGTCAAAGACTATCCCGTCACGCATTCCGAGGCTGAATGGCGCAAGCTGCTGACGCCGGAGCAATATCAGGTCATGCGCGGCCACGGGACGGAGCGGCCCGGCTCCTGCGCGCTCAACTTCGAAAAGCGGGCTGGAAGCTTCACCTGCGCTGGATGCGACCAGCCACTGTTCGTCTCGAAGACGAAGTTTGAGAGCGGCACGGGCTGGCCGAGCTTCAACGATCCGGTGCCCGGCTCGGTCGAGACCAGCGTGGACAACAGCTACGGCATGGAGCGCGTCGAAGCGCATTGCAGCCGCTGCGGCAGCCATCTCGGGCATGTCTTCCCCGACGGGCCGCCGCCGACGCACCTGCGCTATTGCATCAATGGCGTGGCGATGAATTTCCACCCGGAATAG
- the mug gene encoding G/U mismatch-specific DNA glycosylase: protein MSDGLPDVLAPGLVVVFCGINPGAQAAATGHNFVGRSNRFWRAVYLAGFTPTELSAEEDQTFVKYGCGLTVAVARPTRKAEEITREEMFAGAAALRAKIEHYAPRTIAFLGKAAFAAIMTQRDVTWGPQPARFGGAAVWVVPNPSGLNRGFSLDQLVEAYSALRRAVAKDLPST from the coding sequence ATGAGCGATGGTTTGCCCGATGTCCTCGCGCCCGGGTTGGTGGTCGTCTTCTGCGGGATCAACCCTGGCGCGCAGGCTGCGGCCACCGGCCACAACTTTGTCGGCCGCAGCAACCGGTTCTGGCGGGCGGTCTATCTGGCCGGTTTTACCCCGACCGAACTTTCTGCCGAAGAAGACCAGACTTTTGTCAAATATGGGTGTGGCCTGACTGTTGCGGTCGCACGGCCGACCCGAAAAGCTGAGGAGATTACGCGCGAGGAGATGTTCGCTGGCGCCGCTGCACTTAGAGCGAAGATCGAGCATTACGCGCCCCGAACTATCGCCTTTCTTGGCAAGGCGGCCTTCGCCGCGATCATGACGCAACGTGATGTGACCTGGGGCCCGCAACCGGCGCGGTTCGGCGGCGCGGCAGTTTGGGTCGTACCAAACCCAAGCGGGCTTAACCGCGGGTTCAGTCTGGATCAGCTGGTCGAAGCATATAGTGCCTTGCGCCGCGCGGTGGCGAAGGACCTGCCCTCGACTTGA
- a CDS encoding DUF488 domain-containing protein, which yields MAEKSSRVQIKRVYEPASAADGARVLVDRIWPRGLSKAHADVKLWLKDIAPSTDLRKWFGHDPERWPEFRTRYWAELAKSDEAVTQLLDVIKHGHTTLVYAAHDELHNNALALVEYLAAHRH from the coding sequence GTGGCTGAAAAATCCTCTCGGGTCCAAATCAAGAGAGTCTATGAGCCTGCGTCCGCCGCCGACGGCGCCCGCGTGCTTGTCGATCGTATTTGGCCGCGTGGATTGAGTAAGGCACATGCCGACGTCAAATTGTGGCTGAAGGACATCGCGCCGAGCACCGACCTACGCAAATGGTTTGGCCATGATCCGGAGCGTTGGCCGGAATTTCGGACGCGTTACTGGGCCGAGCTCGCGAAAAGCGACGAGGCCGTGACTCAATTGCTCGACGTCATCAAGCACGGCCACACGACGCTTGTTTACGCGGCGCACGACGAATTGCATAACAACGCTCTCGCGCTTGTCGAATATCTCGCCGCGCATCGCCATTGA
- a CDS encoding FAD-dependent oxidoreductase — protein MSPSRPSKSVSGYDGAMPTDPYDRPAQTFPKLPPEMVERIKKYGQPDSFDGGAYLYHVGDRDVDFFLILEGAVDILESDGHGGHVLVVTHEASEFTGELDHLSGRAVFVCARAARPTKVVRISSASFRKLASSEPDIGEIILRAFILRRVGLIQHAEGGTILVGSQRLSDTLRIQSFLTRNACPHRFLDTDVDPDAAIALKYFHLEGNAQPVVIINAREVLQKPTNSELADALGVTEHLDPDRIYDVVVVGAGPAGLAAAVYAASEGLDTVVIESMAPGGQAGSSSRIENYLGFPTGISGQALSGRAQVQAQKFGARLAVARAAIGLDCGFPFRVHMEGGTAVTTRAVVVASGARYRRLDVEDLARFEGQGVHYAATPIEGDLCAGAEIIVVGGGNSAGQAAVYLSRKARHVHILVRGDGLAATMSDYLVRRIEESAQITLHTRCDITALIGDKYLEAVRWRDKEGAETQVSTSNLFLMIGAVPNTDWLNGCVDLDPKGFVETGRIKEGESLTTPYATSVPGIFAVGDVRANSVKRVASGVGEGSVVVHAIHRWLAKQAATDPSN, from the coding sequence ATGAGCCCCTCGCGTCCTTCCAAATCCGTTTCGGGCTACGACGGCGCGATGCCGACGGACCCGTATGATCGGCCGGCGCAGACCTTCCCGAAATTGCCGCCAGAGATGGTGGAGAGAATCAAGAAATACGGGCAGCCGGACAGCTTCGACGGCGGCGCGTATCTCTATCACGTCGGTGATCGCGACGTTGATTTCTTTCTCATCCTCGAAGGTGCCGTCGACATTCTGGAGAGCGATGGCCACGGCGGTCACGTTCTCGTCGTCACACATGAAGCGAGCGAATTCACGGGCGAACTGGATCATCTCAGCGGCCGGGCTGTGTTCGTCTGCGCCCGCGCGGCGCGGCCGACGAAGGTCGTGCGGATTTCGTCCGCATCGTTTCGAAAATTGGCGAGTTCTGAACCCGATATTGGCGAGATCATCCTACGCGCTTTCATTTTGCGCCGCGTCGGACTTATCCAGCATGCCGAGGGCGGTACGATCCTCGTGGGCAGTCAGCGTTTAAGCGACACGCTGCGCATTCAAAGCTTCCTCACCCGCAATGCCTGTCCGCATCGGTTTCTTGATACGGATGTGGACCCCGATGCTGCTATTGCATTGAAATACTTTCACCTTGAGGGCAACGCTCAGCCGGTTGTGATCATCAATGCGCGTGAGGTGTTACAGAAGCCGACAAACAGCGAACTCGCGGACGCGCTCGGCGTCACCGAACATCTCGATCCAGACCGCATTTACGATGTCGTCGTGGTCGGCGCCGGGCCGGCTGGTTTGGCCGCAGCCGTCTATGCGGCGTCCGAAGGTCTCGACACGGTTGTCATCGAATCGATGGCGCCGGGAGGGCAGGCCGGCAGCAGTTCGCGAATCGAGAATTATCTCGGCTTTCCAACCGGGATTTCAGGGCAGGCGCTGTCCGGACGCGCGCAGGTGCAGGCCCAGAAGTTTGGCGCCCGGCTTGCCGTCGCACGCGCCGCGATAGGTCTCGATTGCGGTTTTCCGTTTCGCGTTCACATGGAAGGTGGAACCGCGGTGACGACTCGCGCTGTCGTCGTGGCCTCCGGCGCGCGTTACCGGCGGCTCGATGTCGAAGACTTGGCGCGGTTCGAGGGCCAGGGCGTGCATTATGCGGCCACCCCGATCGAGGGCGATCTTTGCGCCGGCGCGGAGATCATTGTCGTCGGCGGCGGAAATTCGGCCGGTCAGGCCGCCGTCTATCTCTCACGCAAAGCAAGACACGTTCATATTCTTGTTCGCGGTGATGGGCTCGCGGCAACGATGTCTGATTATCTCGTCAGGCGTATCGAGGAATCTGCGCAGATCACGCTTCACACGCGATGCGACATCACCGCTCTGATCGGCGACAAATACCTCGAAGCCGTGCGATGGCGCGACAAAGAGGGTGCCGAAACGCAAGTTTCAACGTCGAATCTTTTCCTCATGATTGGTGCCGTGCCGAATACCGATTGGCTCAACGGCTGCGTTGATCTTGATCCGAAAGGGTTTGTAGAAACCGGCCGTATAAAAGAGGGTGAGTCGCTGACGACGCCTTACGCCACGAGCGTCCCGGGCATCTTTGCCGTCGGCGATGTGCGTGCCAATTCGGTCAAGCGGGTCGCGTCCGGCGTTGGAGAAGGTTCCGTCGTCGTGCATGCGATCCATCGCTGGCTCGCCAAACAGGCTGCCACGGATCCAAGCAATTGA
- a CDS encoding alkene reductase produces MADLFSPGKIGAIPVSNRVAMAPLTRARADMEGVHTPLAIEYYRQRASAGLIISEATNISRQGRGYAFTPGIYTDAHVRAWRPVTEAVHEAGGHIVLQLWHVGRISHDSLQEGGQPPVAPSAIQAGGLTYIETGFERPSMPRALRTDEIPGIIDDYRNAARKSKDAGFDGVEVHSANCYLLEEFIRDSTNKRDDAYGRSVENRTRLTFEVARAVAEIWGPERVGVRLSPLTKSAGDTPLDSDPQTTYGFLAERLGTLNLAYLHCIEGQTRGDNAKAEFDFQALHRAFGGAYIANNGYDRELAMTTIANGLADMVAFGRPFIGNPDLVERLQRDEPLATAPQETFYGGGAKGYIDFPTFAAAPTS; encoded by the coding sequence ATGGCTGACTTGTTTTCGCCGGGCAAAATCGGCGCTATTCCCGTGTCCAACCGCGTCGCGATGGCGCCGCTCACCCGCGCCCGCGCTGATATGGAAGGCGTTCATACGCCGCTTGCGATCGAATATTATCGTCAACGCGCGTCCGCCGGCCTCATCATCAGCGAAGCGACGAACATCTCGCGGCAGGGCCGGGGCTACGCGTTCACGCCGGGGATTTATACGGATGCGCATGTGCGCGCATGGCGGCCTGTGACCGAGGCCGTCCACGAAGCCGGCGGCCACATAGTTTTACAACTCTGGCATGTCGGACGTATTTCCCACGACAGCTTGCAGGAAGGCGGCCAGCCGCCGGTTGCGCCCTCGGCAATCCAAGCCGGTGGATTGACTTATATCGAAACGGGCTTCGAGCGGCCATCCATGCCGCGGGCGCTCCGCACCGACGAAATTCCCGGTATCATCGACGATTATCGCAACGCCGCGCGCAAATCGAAGGACGCCGGATTTGACGGTGTCGAAGTTCACTCGGCCAATTGCTACCTGCTTGAAGAATTCATCCGCGACAGCACCAATAAACGCGACGACGCCTATGGCCGATCGGTCGAAAACCGCACGCGACTGACGTTCGAAGTCGCACGCGCCGTCGCAGAAATCTGGGGACCCGAACGCGTCGGCGTGCGCCTATCGCCACTGACGAAATCCGCAGGCGATACGCCGCTCGATAGCGATCCGCAGACGACCTACGGATTTCTGGCCGAGAGACTTGGCACGCTTAACCTTGCCTATCTGCATTGCATTGAAGGCCAGACGCGCGGCGACAATGCGAAGGCCGAATTCGATTTCCAGGCTTTGCATCGGGCTTTTGGCGGCGCCTATATCGCCAACAACGGTTATGATCGCGAACTGGCCATGACGACGATCGCGAACGGACTGGCAGACATGGTGGCGTTCGGGCGGCCCTTCATCGGAAATCCCGATCTGGTCGAGCGTCTGCAACGCGATGAACCGCTCGCGACCGCCCCGCAGGAGACTTTTTACGGCGGTGGCGCGAAAGGCTATATAGATTTCCCGACATTCGCGGCAGCGCCAACATCGTAA
- a CDS encoding fatty acid desaturase, whose protein sequence is MVHNLPEPRAFAQILACHRESSNARGMFELTITAIPFVVIWALIWLALDNGYWIGLLLAIPAAGFLVRLFMIQHDCGHGSFFVGRLTNDWVGRIIGVVTLTPYDFWRGTHALHHAGSGNLDRRGIGDISTLTVREFRALPFWRQLFYRLYRHPAVMFGAGPTYLFFLQYRLPIGMMRSGWMPWASTMGTNIAIGSLIVVMIRLIGVGPFLLIHVPIMILAASIGVWLFYVQHQFEATFWAPDDAWSFHEAALHGSSYYDLPGVLRWFTANIGVHHVHHLCSRIPCYRLMDALRDYPQLTGIGRITLIESLRCVRKTLWDEKRRRLISFEEAKRVASL, encoded by the coding sequence ATGGTCCATAATCTCCCCGAGCCGCGCGCATTTGCGCAAATTCTTGCGTGCCATCGCGAGTCAAGTAACGCACGCGGTATGTTCGAGCTAACGATCACGGCGATACCATTTGTCGTCATTTGGGCTCTGATATGGCTAGCTCTCGACAACGGATATTGGATAGGCCTCTTGCTAGCGATACCGGCAGCCGGTTTCCTCGTCCGCCTCTTCATGATCCAGCATGATTGCGGCCATGGATCCTTCTTCGTCGGGCGTTTGACGAACGATTGGGTCGGCCGAATCATTGGTGTCGTGACGCTGACTCCATACGATTTTTGGCGCGGGACCCATGCGCTCCATCACGCGGGTTCAGGAAATCTCGATCGCCGCGGCATCGGTGATATTAGCACGCTGACTGTACGCGAGTTTCGCGCGCTACCGTTCTGGCGTCAGCTTTTCTATCGTCTCTACCGGCACCCGGCCGTGATGTTTGGCGCGGGTCCTACATATCTATTCTTCTTGCAATATCGTCTTCCGATCGGAATGATGCGTAGCGGCTGGATGCCCTGGGCAAGTACAATGGGCACAAACATCGCCATCGGGAGCCTGATTGTGGTGATGATCCGATTGATCGGAGTCGGGCCCTTTCTGCTTATTCACGTACCGATCATGATTCTGGCAGCGTCGATAGGCGTCTGGCTCTTTTATGTGCAGCATCAGTTCGAAGCCACTTTCTGGGCCCCAGACGACGCCTGGAGTTTCCATGAAGCCGCGCTGCATGGCAGTTCCTACTACGACCTGCCGGGTGTTCTACGCTGGTTCACAGCCAACATCGGAGTTCACCACGTTCATCACCTATGCAGCCGAATACCTTGCTATCGATTGATGGATGCGCTGAGAGATTATCCGCAACTTACCGGGATTGGACGAATTACACTCATTGAAAGTTTGCGATGCGTGCGAAAGACCTTATGGGACGAGAAACGGCGGCGACTCATTTCATTTGAAGAGGCGAAGCGTGTAGCTAGTCTCTAA
- a CDS encoding type 1 glutamine amidotransferase domain-containing protein has translation MKILMVLTSHDKLGNTGRKTGFWLEELAAPYYVFKDAGADITLVSPKGGQPPLDPKSNEPNFQTDLTRRFEADADAKAQLAATLRLDSVKSDDFNTVFYPGGHGPMWDLAEDPNSIKLIESFLAAGKPVALVCHAPGALRHVKTPEGRPLVEGKQVTGFTDTEEEAVGLTKVVPFLVEDELKAKGGIFSKTQDWGVHVVSDGLLTTGQNPASSGPAAKVLLEKLAATAK, from the coding sequence ATGAAAATTCTGATGGTCCTGACCTCCCACGACAAGCTCGGCAACACTGGACGAAAAACCGGCTTCTGGCTTGAGGAGCTTGCCGCGCCTTACTACGTCTTCAAGGACGCCGGCGCGGACATCACCCTTGTCTCGCCGAAAGGCGGCCAGCCACCGCTCGACCCCAAGAGCAACGAACCGAATTTTCAAACGGACCTCACGCGGCGCTTTGAGGCAGATGCCGATGCCAAGGCACAGCTCGCCGCGACGCTGCGCCTCGACAGCGTCAAATCCGACGATTTCAACACCGTGTTCTATCCCGGCGGCCACGGCCCGATGTGGGACCTCGCTGAGGATCCGAATTCCATCAAGCTGATTGAATCGTTCCTTGCGGCCGGCAAGCCTGTTGCGCTTGTCTGCCATGCGCCGGGCGCGTTGCGTCATGTGAAGACACCAGAGGGCCGACCTCTCGTTGAAGGCAAGCAGGTTACCGGCTTCACCGATACCGAGGAAGAAGCCGTTGGTCTCACAAAGGTTGTGCCTTTCCTCGTCGAAGACGAGTTAAAGGCGAAAGGCGGTATTTTCTCCAAGACGCAGGATTGGGGCGTGCATGTTGTCAGCGATGGTCTGCTGACCACAGGTCAAAACCCTGCCTCGTCAGGCCCTGCGGCAAAAGTACTGCTTGAGAAGCTCGCCGCAACGGCCAAGTAA
- a CDS encoding PQQ-binding-like beta-propeller repeat protein: MTYRGKLLLLAGAVVGLVAMAGPSFANEDIVQREKNPNLWPVTGGNYALQRHSTLSDINKDNVDRLQMAWSQSSGALRGHEGQPLVVEVDGKPMMYMVSAWPNIVQALDLSDPDNPKEIWNYLKKTDRDESAVPHACCDTVNRGLSYAEGKVVFGTLDGFVIALDAKTGKQIWVVKHSYPEHGETQTNAPMIAENLVIAGFGGDEFAARGRLDC, translated from the coding sequence ATGACATATAGAGGGAAGCTTTTGCTATTGGCAGGAGCTGTGGTGGGGCTTGTCGCTATGGCTGGCCCCAGCTTCGCCAATGAGGATATTGTTCAGCGCGAAAAAAACCCCAATCTGTGGCCGGTGACGGGCGGCAATTACGCGCTGCAACGGCACAGCACGCTCAGCGACATCAATAAAGACAACGTCGACCGGCTCCAGATGGCCTGGTCGCAATCGAGCGGCGCGCTGCGCGGTCACGAGGGCCAACCGCTGGTCGTGGAGGTCGACGGCAAGCCGATGATGTATATGGTCAGCGCATGGCCAAACATCGTCCAGGCGCTCGATCTTTCGGATCCCGACAATCCGAAGGAAATCTGGAACTATCTGAAGAAGACCGATCGAGATGAATCGGCTGTCCCACATGCCTGCTGCGATACCGTGAACCGCGGTCTTTCCTATGCCGAGGGAAAGGTTGTATTCGGTACGCTCGACGGTTTCGTCATCGCGCTCGATGCCAAGACCGGCAAGCAAATCTGGGTCGTCAAGCACTCTTACCCGGAACACGGTGAGACGCAGACCAACGCGCCGATGATCGCGGAAAATCTGGTGATCGCCGGCTTCGGCGGTGATGAATTCGCCGCGCGCGGCCGTCTCGACTGTTGA
- a CDS encoding GGDEF domain-containing protein, translating to MADNGAHISSSTSADLASIDAAIRSRNWLLRFPGKLEAVFERDTGEERSRDLIVRAYIGIVVYDLFAIADYWATPKLFWTAFWVRAAFFTPVALVITAILHTHPRAFIRESLICIGGGAIAVATIIFLMAESGGAPQATLHESMILVVLFLSVVQRTRFSFLAPTCLAIIVVHVLAVAYFYHYAMGQQVAINMVFSAAVIFALIAAYTMERDLRLHYLLSQRGLAQNSELDKMTRRDSLTGLGNRRALEETLAACEQFDFAVELSIVLLDIDHFKLFNDSAGHQAGDLCLKRVAGIIQAELRGQADHAFRFGGEEFIVVLPQTTMAKALVVAERMRRAIESAGIPHPALESAAYVTASFGVASGQPAFDLTANGIVANADECLYAAKRNGRNQVWPGSPAGIGPDTGTSTSLKA from the coding sequence ATGGCCGATAACGGCGCACACATTTCATCCTCAACAAGCGCTGACCTCGCCTCCATTGACGCCGCGATACGGTCCAGAAACTGGCTGTTGCGCTTCCCCGGCAAATTGGAAGCGGTCTTTGAGCGCGACACGGGCGAGGAAAGATCTCGCGACCTTATCGTCCGCGCCTATATCGGCATCGTCGTTTATGACCTTTTCGCGATTGCGGATTATTGGGCGACGCCAAAGCTTTTCTGGACCGCCTTCTGGGTCCGGGCGGCATTTTTCACGCCCGTAGCCCTCGTCATCACGGCGATACTGCACACGCATCCTCGCGCCTTCATCCGCGAAAGCCTTATCTGTATCGGCGGCGGCGCCATCGCCGTCGCGACGATCATCTTTCTCATGGCGGAGAGCGGCGGCGCGCCGCAAGCGACCCTGCATGAATCGATGATCCTCGTCGTTCTTTTTCTCTCCGTCGTGCAAAGAACGCGATTTTCGTTCCTGGCGCCGACGTGCCTCGCCATCATCGTGGTGCATGTCCTCGCGGTCGCGTATTTTTATCATTATGCGATGGGACAGCAGGTCGCGATCAACATGGTGTTCAGCGCAGCGGTGATTTTCGCGCTCATCGCCGCCTATACGATGGAGCGCGATCTGCGCCTGCATTACCTGCTGTCGCAGCGCGGCCTGGCGCAAAATTCAGAACTCGACAAAATGACCCGTCGCGACTCGTTGACCGGTCTCGGCAACCGTCGCGCGCTTGAAGAAACTCTCGCCGCCTGCGAGCAATTCGACTTCGCGGTCGAGCTCTCGATTGTCCTGCTCGATATTGACCATTTCAAACTCTTCAACGATTCTGCGGGACATCAGGCTGGTGATCTCTGCCTCAAACGCGTGGCCGGCATCATCCAGGCGGAATTGCGCGGGCAGGCCGATCACGCGTTCCGCTTCGGCGGCGAAGAGTTCATCGTCGTCCTTCCCCAGACAACAATGGCGAAAGCGCTTGTTGTCGCCGAACGGATGCGCCGAGCTATCGAAAGCGCCGGCATTCCCCATCCGGCGCTCGAGTCTGCAGCCTATGTGACGGCGAGCTTCGGCGTCGCATCGGGCCAGCCTGCGTTCGATCTCACCGCCAACGGGATCGTCGCTAATGCCGATGAATGCCTTTATGCCGCCAAGCGCAATGGCCGCAATCAGGTTTGGCCCGGGAGCCCGGCCGGCATCGGCCCGGATACTGGCACATCCACATCATTGAAAGCATAA
- the msrA gene encoding peptide-methionine (S)-S-oxide reductase MsrA — protein MAETERAVLAGGCFWGMQDLIRRRPGVLSTRVGYTGGDVKNATYRNHGTHAEAIEIVFDPTRTTFRDILEFFFQIHDPTTLNRQGNDVGASYRSAIFYTNETQKHVAEETIADVNASGLWPGKVVTKVEPVGDFWEAEPEHQDYLVRLPSGYTCHFPRPNWKLPHRASAAAK, from the coding sequence ATGGCCGAGACCGAACGCGCCGTTCTTGCAGGCGGCTGTTTCTGGGGCATGCAGGACCTCATCCGGCGCCGGCCGGGCGTTCTATCGACCCGCGTCGGCTATACCGGCGGAGATGTGAAGAACGCGACGTATCGCAATCATGGCACGCACGCCGAAGCGATCGAAATTGTATTCGATCCCACCCGGACGACGTTTCGCGACATTCTGGAGTTCTTTTTCCAGATCCATGATCCGACGACATTGAACCGGCAAGGGAACGATGTCGGCGCGAGCTATCGTTCCGCGATCTTCTATACGAATGAAACGCAGAAGCACGTCGCCGAAGAGACGATCGCCGATGTCAATGCCTCCGGCCTCTGGCCTGGCAAGGTGGTGACGAAAGTCGAACCTGTCGGCGATTTCTGGGAGGCCGAACCTGAACACCAGGACTATTTGGTCCGGTTGCCCAGCGGCTATACCTGCCATTTCCCGAGGCCGAACTGGAAACTTCCGCACCGTGCATCAGCGGCGGCGAAGTGA